The following proteins are co-located in the Callithrix jacchus isolate 240 chromosome 10, calJac240_pri, whole genome shotgun sequence genome:
- the SIDT2 gene encoding SID1 transmembrane family member 2 isoform X3: protein MFALGLPFLVLLVASVESHLGVLGPKNVSQKDAEFERIYVDEVNSELVNIYTFNHTVTRNRTEGVRVSVNVLNKQKGAPLLFVVRQKEAVVSFQVPLILRGMFQRKYLYQKVERTLCQPPTKNESEIQFFYVDVSTLSLVNTTYQLRVSRMDDFVLRTGEQFSFNTTAAQPQYFKYEFPEGVDSVIVKVTSNKAFPCSVISIQDVLCPVYDLDNNVAFIGMYQTMTKKAAITVQRKDFPSNSFYVVVVVKTEDQACGGSLPFYPFVEDEPVDQGHRQKTLSVLVSQAVTSEAYVSGMLFCLGIFLSFYLLTVLLACWENWRQKKKTLLVAIDRACPESASLLGHPRVLADSFPGSSPYEGYNYGSFENGSGSTDGLVDSTGTGDLSYGYQGRSFEPVGTRPRVDSMSSVEEDDYDTLTDIDSDKNVIRTKQYLYVADLARKDKRVLRKKYQIYFWNIATIAVFYALPVVQLVITYQTVVNVTGNQDICYYNFLCAHPLGNLSAFNNILSNLGYILLGLLFLLIILQREINHNRALLRNDLYALECGIPKHFGLFYAMGTALMMEGLLSACYHVCPNYTNFQFDTSFMYMIAGLCMLKLYQKRHPDINASAYSAYACLAIVIFFSVLGVVFGKGNTVFWIIFSIIHIIATLLLSTQLYYMGRWKLDSGIFRRILHVLYTDCIRQCSGPLYVDRMVLLVMGNVINWSLAAYGLIMRPNDFASYLLAIGICNLLLYFAFYIIMKLRSGERIKLIPLLCIVCTSVVWGFALFFFFQGLSTWQKTPAESREHNRDCILLDFFDDHDIWHFLSSIAMFGSFLVLLTLDDDLDTVQRDKIYVF from the exons ATGTTCGCTCTGGGCTTGCCCTTCTTGGTGCTCTTGGTGGCCTCCGTCGAGAGCCATCTGGGGGTTCTGGGACCCAAGAACGTCTCGCAGAAAGACGCCGAGTTTGAGCGCATCTACGTGGATGAGGTCAACAGCGAGCTGGTCAACATCTACACCTTCAACCATACTGTGACCCGCAACCGG ACAGAGGGCGTGCGTGTGTCCGTGAACGTCCTGAACAAGCAGAAGGGGGCGCCTTTGCTGTTTGTGGTCCGCCAGAAGGAGGCTGTGGTGTCCTTCCAGGTGCCCCTAATCCTGCGAGGGAT GTTTCAGCGCAAGTACCTCTATCAAAAAGTGGAACGAACCCTGTGTCAGCCCCCCACCAAGAATGAGTCGGAGATTCAGTTCTTCTACGTGGATGTGTCCACCCTATCACTGGTCAACACCACATACCAGCTCCGGGTCAGCCGCATGGACGACTTTGTGCTCAG GACCGGGGAGCAGTTCAGCTTCAACACCACAGCAGCTCAGCCCCAG TACTTCAAGTATGAGTTCCCCGAAGGTGTGGACTCGGTGATTGTCAAGGTGACCTCCAACAAGGCCTTCCCCTGCTCAGTCATCTCTATCCAGGATGTGCTG TGCCCTGTCTATGACCTGGACAACAACGTAGCCTTCATCGGCATGTACCAGACCATGACCAAGAAGGCAGCCATTACTGTGCAG CGCAAAGACTTCCCCAGCAACAGCTTttatgtggtggtggtggtgaagacCGAAGACCAAGCCTGTGGGGGCTCCTTACCTTTCTACCCCTTTGTGGAAG ATGAACCGGTTGATCAAGGGCACCGCCAGAAAACCCTGTCAGTGCTCGTATCTCAAGCAGTCACGT CCGAGGCTTACGTCAGTGGGATGCTCTTTTGCCTGGGCATATTTCTCTCCTTTTACCTGCTGACCGTCCTCCTGGCCTGCTGGGAGAACTGGAG GCAGAAGAAGAAGACCCTGCTGGTGGCCATTGACCGAGCCTGCCCAGAAAGCG CTTCTCTCCTTG GTCACCCTCGAGTCCTGGCGGATTCTTTTCCTGGCAGCTCCCCTTATGAGGGTTACAACTATGGCTCCTTTG AGAATGGTTCTGGATCCACTGATGGTCTGGTTGACAGCACTGGCACCGGGGACCTCTCTTATGGCTACCAGG GCCGCTCCTTTGAACCTGTGGGTACTCGGCCACGGGTGGACTCCATGAGCTCTGTGGAGGAGGACGACTACGACACACTGACCGACATCGACTCAGACAAGAACGTCATTCGCACTAAG CAATACCTCTATGTGGCTGACCTGGCACGGAAGGACAAACGTGTTCTGCGGAAAAAGTACCAGATCTACTTCTG GAACATAGCCACCATTGCCGTCTTCTATGCCCTTCCCGTGGTTCAGCTGGTGATCACCTACCAGACG GTGGTGAATGTTACAGGGAATCAGGACATCTGCTACTACAACTTCCTCTGTGCCCACCCACTGGGCAACCTCAG CGCCTTCAACAACATCCTCAGCAACCTGGGGTACATCCTGCTGGGGCTGCTCTTCCTGCTCATCATCCTGCAGCGGGAGATCAACCACAACCGGGCCCTGCTGCGCAACGACCTCTATGCCCTG GAATGTGGGATCCCCAAACACTTTGGGCTGTTCTATGCCATGGGCACAGCCCTGATGATGGAGGGGCTGCTCAGTGCTTGCTATCACGTGTGCCCTAACTATACCAATTTCCAGTTTG ACACATCATTCATGTACATGATCGCTGGACTCTGCATGCTGAAGCTCTACCAGAAGCGGCACCCGGACATCAACGCCAGTGCCTACAGTGCCTATGCCTGTCTGGCCATTGTCATCTTCTTCTCCGTGTTGGGTGTG GTCTTTGGCAAAGGGAACACGGTGTTCTGGATCATCTTCTCCATCATCCACATCATCGCCACCCTGCTCCTCAGCACGCAGCTCTATTACATGGGCCGCTGGAAACTGG ACTCGGGGATCTTCCGTCGCATCCTCCACGTGCTCTACACAGACTGCATCCGGCAGTGCAGTGGGCCACTCTACGTG GACCGCATGGTGCTGCTGGTCATGGGCAACGTCATCAACTGGTCACT GGCTGCCTACGGGCTCATCATGCGCCCCAATGATTTCGCCTCCTACTTGTTGGCCATTGGCATCTGCAACCTGCTCCTTTACTTCGCCTTCTACATCATCATGAAG CTCCGGAGCGGGGAGAGGATCAAGCTCATCCCTCTGCTCTGCATCGTCTGCACCTCCGTGGTCTGGGGCTTTgcactcttcttcttcttccagggACTCAGCACCTGGCAG AAAACCCCTGCGGAGTCGAGGGAGCACAACCGCGACTGCATCCTCCTCGACTTCTTCGACGACCATGACATCTGGCACTTCCTCTCCTCCATCGCCATGTTTGGGTCCTTCCTG GTGTTGCTGACACTGGATGATGACCTGGACACCGTGCAGCGGGACAAGATCTACGTCTTCTAG
- the SIDT2 gene encoding SID1 transmembrane family member 2 isoform X1, whose product MFALGLPFLVLLVASVESHLGVLGPKNVSQKDAEFERIYVDEVNSELVNIYTFNHTVTRNRTEGVRVSVNVLNKQKGAPLLFVVRQKEAVVSFQVPLILRGMFQRKYLYQKVERTLCQPPTKNESEIQFFYVDVSTLSLVNTTYQLRVSRMDDFVLRTGEQFSFNTTAAQPQYFKYEFPEGVDSVIVKVTSNKAFPCSVISIQDVLCPVYDLDNNVAFIGMYQTMTKKAAITVQRKDFPSNSFYVVVVVKTEDQACGGSLPFYPFVEDEPVDQGHRQKTLSVLVSQAVTSEAYVSGMLFCLGIFLSFYLLTVLLACWENWRQKKKTLLVAIDRACPESASLLGHPRVLADSFPGSSPYEGYNYGSFENGSGSTDGLVDSTGTGDLSYGYQGHDQFKRRLPSGQMRQLYIAMGRSFEPVGTRPRVDSMSSVEEDDYDTLTDIDSDKNVIRTKQYLYVADLARKDKRVLRKKYQIYFWNIATIAVFYALPVVQLVITYQTVVNVTGNQDICYYNFLCAHPLGNLSAFNNILSNLGYILLGLLFLLIILQREINHNRALLRNDLYALECGIPKHFGLFYAMGTALMMEGLLSACYHVCPNYTNFQFDTSFMYMIAGLCMLKLYQKRHPDINASAYSAYACLAIVIFFSVLGVVFGKGNTVFWIIFSIIHIIATLLLSTQLYYMGRWKLDSGIFRRILHVLYTDCIRQCSGPLYVDRMVLLVMGNVINWSLAAYGLIMRPNDFASYLLAIGICNLLLYFAFYIIMKLRSGERIKLIPLLCIVCTSVVWGFALFFFFQGLSTWQKTPAESREHNRDCILLDFFDDHDIWHFLSSIAMFGSFLVLLTLDDDLDTVQRDKIYVF is encoded by the exons ATGTTCGCTCTGGGCTTGCCCTTCTTGGTGCTCTTGGTGGCCTCCGTCGAGAGCCATCTGGGGGTTCTGGGACCCAAGAACGTCTCGCAGAAAGACGCCGAGTTTGAGCGCATCTACGTGGATGAGGTCAACAGCGAGCTGGTCAACATCTACACCTTCAACCATACTGTGACCCGCAACCGG ACAGAGGGCGTGCGTGTGTCCGTGAACGTCCTGAACAAGCAGAAGGGGGCGCCTTTGCTGTTTGTGGTCCGCCAGAAGGAGGCTGTGGTGTCCTTCCAGGTGCCCCTAATCCTGCGAGGGAT GTTTCAGCGCAAGTACCTCTATCAAAAAGTGGAACGAACCCTGTGTCAGCCCCCCACCAAGAATGAGTCGGAGATTCAGTTCTTCTACGTGGATGTGTCCACCCTATCACTGGTCAACACCACATACCAGCTCCGGGTCAGCCGCATGGACGACTTTGTGCTCAG GACCGGGGAGCAGTTCAGCTTCAACACCACAGCAGCTCAGCCCCAG TACTTCAAGTATGAGTTCCCCGAAGGTGTGGACTCGGTGATTGTCAAGGTGACCTCCAACAAGGCCTTCCCCTGCTCAGTCATCTCTATCCAGGATGTGCTG TGCCCTGTCTATGACCTGGACAACAACGTAGCCTTCATCGGCATGTACCAGACCATGACCAAGAAGGCAGCCATTACTGTGCAG CGCAAAGACTTCCCCAGCAACAGCTTttatgtggtggtggtggtgaagacCGAAGACCAAGCCTGTGGGGGCTCCTTACCTTTCTACCCCTTTGTGGAAG ATGAACCGGTTGATCAAGGGCACCGCCAGAAAACCCTGTCAGTGCTCGTATCTCAAGCAGTCACGT CCGAGGCTTACGTCAGTGGGATGCTCTTTTGCCTGGGCATATTTCTCTCCTTTTACCTGCTGACCGTCCTCCTGGCCTGCTGGGAGAACTGGAG GCAGAAGAAGAAGACCCTGCTGGTGGCCATTGACCGAGCCTGCCCAGAAAGCG CTTCTCTCCTTG GTCACCCTCGAGTCCTGGCGGATTCTTTTCCTGGCAGCTCCCCTTATGAGGGTTACAACTATGGCTCCTTTG AGAATGGTTCTGGATCCACTGATGGTCTGGTTGACAGCACTGGCACCGGGGACCTCTCTTATGGCTACCAGG GGCACGACCAGTTCAAGCGGCGCCTCCCCTCTGGCCAGATGCGGCAGCTGTACATTGCCATGG GCCGCTCCTTTGAACCTGTGGGTACTCGGCCACGGGTGGACTCCATGAGCTCTGTGGAGGAGGACGACTACGACACACTGACCGACATCGACTCAGACAAGAACGTCATTCGCACTAAG CAATACCTCTATGTGGCTGACCTGGCACGGAAGGACAAACGTGTTCTGCGGAAAAAGTACCAGATCTACTTCTG GAACATAGCCACCATTGCCGTCTTCTATGCCCTTCCCGTGGTTCAGCTGGTGATCACCTACCAGACG GTGGTGAATGTTACAGGGAATCAGGACATCTGCTACTACAACTTCCTCTGTGCCCACCCACTGGGCAACCTCAG CGCCTTCAACAACATCCTCAGCAACCTGGGGTACATCCTGCTGGGGCTGCTCTTCCTGCTCATCATCCTGCAGCGGGAGATCAACCACAACCGGGCCCTGCTGCGCAACGACCTCTATGCCCTG GAATGTGGGATCCCCAAACACTTTGGGCTGTTCTATGCCATGGGCACAGCCCTGATGATGGAGGGGCTGCTCAGTGCTTGCTATCACGTGTGCCCTAACTATACCAATTTCCAGTTTG ACACATCATTCATGTACATGATCGCTGGACTCTGCATGCTGAAGCTCTACCAGAAGCGGCACCCGGACATCAACGCCAGTGCCTACAGTGCCTATGCCTGTCTGGCCATTGTCATCTTCTTCTCCGTGTTGGGTGTG GTCTTTGGCAAAGGGAACACGGTGTTCTGGATCATCTTCTCCATCATCCACATCATCGCCACCCTGCTCCTCAGCACGCAGCTCTATTACATGGGCCGCTGGAAACTGG ACTCGGGGATCTTCCGTCGCATCCTCCACGTGCTCTACACAGACTGCATCCGGCAGTGCAGTGGGCCACTCTACGTG GACCGCATGGTGCTGCTGGTCATGGGCAACGTCATCAACTGGTCACT GGCTGCCTACGGGCTCATCATGCGCCCCAATGATTTCGCCTCCTACTTGTTGGCCATTGGCATCTGCAACCTGCTCCTTTACTTCGCCTTCTACATCATCATGAAG CTCCGGAGCGGGGAGAGGATCAAGCTCATCCCTCTGCTCTGCATCGTCTGCACCTCCGTGGTCTGGGGCTTTgcactcttcttcttcttccagggACTCAGCACCTGGCAG AAAACCCCTGCGGAGTCGAGGGAGCACAACCGCGACTGCATCCTCCTCGACTTCTTCGACGACCATGACATCTGGCACTTCCTCTCCTCCATCGCCATGTTTGGGTCCTTCCTG GTGTTGCTGACACTGGATGATGACCTGGACACCGTGCAGCGGGACAAGATCTACGTCTTCTAG
- the SIDT2 gene encoding SID1 transmembrane family member 2 isoform X4, translating into MFALGLPFLVLLVASVESHLGVLGPKNVSQKDAEFERIYVDEVNSELVNIYTFNHTVTRNRTEGVRVSVNVLNKQKGAPLLFVVRQKEAVVSFQVPLILRGMFQRKYLYQKVERTLCQPPTKNESEIQFFYVDVSTLSLVNTTYQLRVSRMDDFVLRTGEQFSFNTTAAQPQYFKYEFPEGVDSVIVKVTSNKAFPCSVISIQDVLCPVYDLDNNVAFIGMYQTMTKKAAITVQRKDFPSNSFYVVVVVKTEDQACGGSLPFYPFVEDEPVDQGHRQKTLSVLVSQAVTSEAYVSGMLFCLGIFLSFYLLTVLLACWENWRQKKKTLLVAIDRACPESGHPRVLADSFPGSSPYEGYNYGSFENGSGSTDGLVDSTGTGDLSYGYQGRSFEPVGTRPRVDSMSSVEEDDYDTLTDIDSDKNVIRTKQYLYVADLARKDKRVLRKKYQIYFWNIATIAVFYALPVVQLVITYQTVVNVTGNQDICYYNFLCAHPLGNLSAFNNILSNLGYILLGLLFLLIILQREINHNRALLRNDLYALECGIPKHFGLFYAMGTALMMEGLLSACYHVCPNYTNFQFDTSFMYMIAGLCMLKLYQKRHPDINASAYSAYACLAIVIFFSVLGVVFGKGNTVFWIIFSIIHIIATLLLSTQLYYMGRWKLDSGIFRRILHVLYTDCIRQCSGPLYVDRMVLLVMGNVINWSLAAYGLIMRPNDFASYLLAIGICNLLLYFAFYIIMKLRSGERIKLIPLLCIVCTSVVWGFALFFFFQGLSTWQKTPAESREHNRDCILLDFFDDHDIWHFLSSIAMFGSFLVLLTLDDDLDTVQRDKIYVF; encoded by the exons ATGTTCGCTCTGGGCTTGCCCTTCTTGGTGCTCTTGGTGGCCTCCGTCGAGAGCCATCTGGGGGTTCTGGGACCCAAGAACGTCTCGCAGAAAGACGCCGAGTTTGAGCGCATCTACGTGGATGAGGTCAACAGCGAGCTGGTCAACATCTACACCTTCAACCATACTGTGACCCGCAACCGG ACAGAGGGCGTGCGTGTGTCCGTGAACGTCCTGAACAAGCAGAAGGGGGCGCCTTTGCTGTTTGTGGTCCGCCAGAAGGAGGCTGTGGTGTCCTTCCAGGTGCCCCTAATCCTGCGAGGGAT GTTTCAGCGCAAGTACCTCTATCAAAAAGTGGAACGAACCCTGTGTCAGCCCCCCACCAAGAATGAGTCGGAGATTCAGTTCTTCTACGTGGATGTGTCCACCCTATCACTGGTCAACACCACATACCAGCTCCGGGTCAGCCGCATGGACGACTTTGTGCTCAG GACCGGGGAGCAGTTCAGCTTCAACACCACAGCAGCTCAGCCCCAG TACTTCAAGTATGAGTTCCCCGAAGGTGTGGACTCGGTGATTGTCAAGGTGACCTCCAACAAGGCCTTCCCCTGCTCAGTCATCTCTATCCAGGATGTGCTG TGCCCTGTCTATGACCTGGACAACAACGTAGCCTTCATCGGCATGTACCAGACCATGACCAAGAAGGCAGCCATTACTGTGCAG CGCAAAGACTTCCCCAGCAACAGCTTttatgtggtggtggtggtgaagacCGAAGACCAAGCCTGTGGGGGCTCCTTACCTTTCTACCCCTTTGTGGAAG ATGAACCGGTTGATCAAGGGCACCGCCAGAAAACCCTGTCAGTGCTCGTATCTCAAGCAGTCACGT CCGAGGCTTACGTCAGTGGGATGCTCTTTTGCCTGGGCATATTTCTCTCCTTTTACCTGCTGACCGTCCTCCTGGCCTGCTGGGAGAACTGGAG GCAGAAGAAGAAGACCCTGCTGGTGGCCATTGACCGAGCCTGCCCAGAAAGCG GTCACCCTCGAGTCCTGGCGGATTCTTTTCCTGGCAGCTCCCCTTATGAGGGTTACAACTATGGCTCCTTTG AGAATGGTTCTGGATCCACTGATGGTCTGGTTGACAGCACTGGCACCGGGGACCTCTCTTATGGCTACCAGG GCCGCTCCTTTGAACCTGTGGGTACTCGGCCACGGGTGGACTCCATGAGCTCTGTGGAGGAGGACGACTACGACACACTGACCGACATCGACTCAGACAAGAACGTCATTCGCACTAAG CAATACCTCTATGTGGCTGACCTGGCACGGAAGGACAAACGTGTTCTGCGGAAAAAGTACCAGATCTACTTCTG GAACATAGCCACCATTGCCGTCTTCTATGCCCTTCCCGTGGTTCAGCTGGTGATCACCTACCAGACG GTGGTGAATGTTACAGGGAATCAGGACATCTGCTACTACAACTTCCTCTGTGCCCACCCACTGGGCAACCTCAG CGCCTTCAACAACATCCTCAGCAACCTGGGGTACATCCTGCTGGGGCTGCTCTTCCTGCTCATCATCCTGCAGCGGGAGATCAACCACAACCGGGCCCTGCTGCGCAACGACCTCTATGCCCTG GAATGTGGGATCCCCAAACACTTTGGGCTGTTCTATGCCATGGGCACAGCCCTGATGATGGAGGGGCTGCTCAGTGCTTGCTATCACGTGTGCCCTAACTATACCAATTTCCAGTTTG ACACATCATTCATGTACATGATCGCTGGACTCTGCATGCTGAAGCTCTACCAGAAGCGGCACCCGGACATCAACGCCAGTGCCTACAGTGCCTATGCCTGTCTGGCCATTGTCATCTTCTTCTCCGTGTTGGGTGTG GTCTTTGGCAAAGGGAACACGGTGTTCTGGATCATCTTCTCCATCATCCACATCATCGCCACCCTGCTCCTCAGCACGCAGCTCTATTACATGGGCCGCTGGAAACTGG ACTCGGGGATCTTCCGTCGCATCCTCCACGTGCTCTACACAGACTGCATCCGGCAGTGCAGTGGGCCACTCTACGTG GACCGCATGGTGCTGCTGGTCATGGGCAACGTCATCAACTGGTCACT GGCTGCCTACGGGCTCATCATGCGCCCCAATGATTTCGCCTCCTACTTGTTGGCCATTGGCATCTGCAACCTGCTCCTTTACTTCGCCTTCTACATCATCATGAAG CTCCGGAGCGGGGAGAGGATCAAGCTCATCCCTCTGCTCTGCATCGTCTGCACCTCCGTGGTCTGGGGCTTTgcactcttcttcttcttccagggACTCAGCACCTGGCAG AAAACCCCTGCGGAGTCGAGGGAGCACAACCGCGACTGCATCCTCCTCGACTTCTTCGACGACCATGACATCTGGCACTTCCTCTCCTCCATCGCCATGTTTGGGTCCTTCCTG GTGTTGCTGACACTGGATGATGACCTGGACACCGTGCAGCGGGACAAGATCTACGTCTTCTAG
- the SIDT2 gene encoding SID1 transmembrane family member 2 isoform X2, whose protein sequence is MFALGLPFLVLLVASVESHLGVLGPKNVSQKDAEFERIYVDEVNSELVNIYTFNHTVTRNRTEGVRVSVNVLNKQKGAPLLFVVRQKEAVVSFQVPLILRGMFQRKYLYQKVERTLCQPPTKNESEIQFFYVDVSTLSLVNTTYQLRVSRMDDFVLRTGEQFSFNTTAAQPQYFKYEFPEGVDSVIVKVTSNKAFPCSVISIQDVLCPVYDLDNNVAFIGMYQTMTKKAAITVQRKDFPSNSFYVVVVVKTEDQACGGSLPFYPFVEDEPVDQGHRQKTLSVLVSQAVTSEAYVSGMLFCLGIFLSFYLLTVLLACWENWRQKKKTLLVAIDRACPESGHPRVLADSFPGSSPYEGYNYGSFENGSGSTDGLVDSTGTGDLSYGYQGHDQFKRRLPSGQMRQLYIAMGRSFEPVGTRPRVDSMSSVEEDDYDTLTDIDSDKNVIRTKQYLYVADLARKDKRVLRKKYQIYFWNIATIAVFYALPVVQLVITYQTVVNVTGNQDICYYNFLCAHPLGNLSAFNNILSNLGYILLGLLFLLIILQREINHNRALLRNDLYALECGIPKHFGLFYAMGTALMMEGLLSACYHVCPNYTNFQFDTSFMYMIAGLCMLKLYQKRHPDINASAYSAYACLAIVIFFSVLGVVFGKGNTVFWIIFSIIHIIATLLLSTQLYYMGRWKLDSGIFRRILHVLYTDCIRQCSGPLYVDRMVLLVMGNVINWSLAAYGLIMRPNDFASYLLAIGICNLLLYFAFYIIMKLRSGERIKLIPLLCIVCTSVVWGFALFFFFQGLSTWQKTPAESREHNRDCILLDFFDDHDIWHFLSSIAMFGSFLVLLTLDDDLDTVQRDKIYVF, encoded by the exons ATGTTCGCTCTGGGCTTGCCCTTCTTGGTGCTCTTGGTGGCCTCCGTCGAGAGCCATCTGGGGGTTCTGGGACCCAAGAACGTCTCGCAGAAAGACGCCGAGTTTGAGCGCATCTACGTGGATGAGGTCAACAGCGAGCTGGTCAACATCTACACCTTCAACCATACTGTGACCCGCAACCGG ACAGAGGGCGTGCGTGTGTCCGTGAACGTCCTGAACAAGCAGAAGGGGGCGCCTTTGCTGTTTGTGGTCCGCCAGAAGGAGGCTGTGGTGTCCTTCCAGGTGCCCCTAATCCTGCGAGGGAT GTTTCAGCGCAAGTACCTCTATCAAAAAGTGGAACGAACCCTGTGTCAGCCCCCCACCAAGAATGAGTCGGAGATTCAGTTCTTCTACGTGGATGTGTCCACCCTATCACTGGTCAACACCACATACCAGCTCCGGGTCAGCCGCATGGACGACTTTGTGCTCAG GACCGGGGAGCAGTTCAGCTTCAACACCACAGCAGCTCAGCCCCAG TACTTCAAGTATGAGTTCCCCGAAGGTGTGGACTCGGTGATTGTCAAGGTGACCTCCAACAAGGCCTTCCCCTGCTCAGTCATCTCTATCCAGGATGTGCTG TGCCCTGTCTATGACCTGGACAACAACGTAGCCTTCATCGGCATGTACCAGACCATGACCAAGAAGGCAGCCATTACTGTGCAG CGCAAAGACTTCCCCAGCAACAGCTTttatgtggtggtggtggtgaagacCGAAGACCAAGCCTGTGGGGGCTCCTTACCTTTCTACCCCTTTGTGGAAG ATGAACCGGTTGATCAAGGGCACCGCCAGAAAACCCTGTCAGTGCTCGTATCTCAAGCAGTCACGT CCGAGGCTTACGTCAGTGGGATGCTCTTTTGCCTGGGCATATTTCTCTCCTTTTACCTGCTGACCGTCCTCCTGGCCTGCTGGGAGAACTGGAG GCAGAAGAAGAAGACCCTGCTGGTGGCCATTGACCGAGCCTGCCCAGAAAGCG GTCACCCTCGAGTCCTGGCGGATTCTTTTCCTGGCAGCTCCCCTTATGAGGGTTACAACTATGGCTCCTTTG AGAATGGTTCTGGATCCACTGATGGTCTGGTTGACAGCACTGGCACCGGGGACCTCTCTTATGGCTACCAGG GGCACGACCAGTTCAAGCGGCGCCTCCCCTCTGGCCAGATGCGGCAGCTGTACATTGCCATGG GCCGCTCCTTTGAACCTGTGGGTACTCGGCCACGGGTGGACTCCATGAGCTCTGTGGAGGAGGACGACTACGACACACTGACCGACATCGACTCAGACAAGAACGTCATTCGCACTAAG CAATACCTCTATGTGGCTGACCTGGCACGGAAGGACAAACGTGTTCTGCGGAAAAAGTACCAGATCTACTTCTG GAACATAGCCACCATTGCCGTCTTCTATGCCCTTCCCGTGGTTCAGCTGGTGATCACCTACCAGACG GTGGTGAATGTTACAGGGAATCAGGACATCTGCTACTACAACTTCCTCTGTGCCCACCCACTGGGCAACCTCAG CGCCTTCAACAACATCCTCAGCAACCTGGGGTACATCCTGCTGGGGCTGCTCTTCCTGCTCATCATCCTGCAGCGGGAGATCAACCACAACCGGGCCCTGCTGCGCAACGACCTCTATGCCCTG GAATGTGGGATCCCCAAACACTTTGGGCTGTTCTATGCCATGGGCACAGCCCTGATGATGGAGGGGCTGCTCAGTGCTTGCTATCACGTGTGCCCTAACTATACCAATTTCCAGTTTG ACACATCATTCATGTACATGATCGCTGGACTCTGCATGCTGAAGCTCTACCAGAAGCGGCACCCGGACATCAACGCCAGTGCCTACAGTGCCTATGCCTGTCTGGCCATTGTCATCTTCTTCTCCGTGTTGGGTGTG GTCTTTGGCAAAGGGAACACGGTGTTCTGGATCATCTTCTCCATCATCCACATCATCGCCACCCTGCTCCTCAGCACGCAGCTCTATTACATGGGCCGCTGGAAACTGG ACTCGGGGATCTTCCGTCGCATCCTCCACGTGCTCTACACAGACTGCATCCGGCAGTGCAGTGGGCCACTCTACGTG GACCGCATGGTGCTGCTGGTCATGGGCAACGTCATCAACTGGTCACT GGCTGCCTACGGGCTCATCATGCGCCCCAATGATTTCGCCTCCTACTTGTTGGCCATTGGCATCTGCAACCTGCTCCTTTACTTCGCCTTCTACATCATCATGAAG CTCCGGAGCGGGGAGAGGATCAAGCTCATCCCTCTGCTCTGCATCGTCTGCACCTCCGTGGTCTGGGGCTTTgcactcttcttcttcttccagggACTCAGCACCTGGCAG AAAACCCCTGCGGAGTCGAGGGAGCACAACCGCGACTGCATCCTCCTCGACTTCTTCGACGACCATGACATCTGGCACTTCCTCTCCTCCATCGCCATGTTTGGGTCCTTCCTG GTGTTGCTGACACTGGATGATGACCTGGACACCGTGCAGCGGGACAAGATCTACGTCTTCTAG